In a genomic window of Paraburkholderia phenazinium:
- a CDS encoding PLP-dependent aminotransferase family protein: MFKFTPPFEAPTGSPIRELFKYLGQPGMISFAGGYPASDLFDRAGLDAAAARASQQPTLCLQYGPTDGLPVLKDELARLMTRRGTPCTPQELLVTTGSQQGFDLLLRVLVGAGDVVLVEQPAYPATLQALKLQQAEVVTVPVDQDGLDVAALAALLEAGTLERLPKLLYTVPTFANPTGATLSYERRIALLKLAARYGFLVVEDDPYGDLRFAGEPLPSLLALSAEVPGSRDWVVHFSSLSKIVAPGLRVGWTIAHAEILRRCVVAKQTVDLCSSPWTQAIAAEYLASGALEWHLPKIIAAYALKCTTLCDALQTHLKDEVAFHRPAGGMFMWGRLAGGGDASAYLKACIEQNVMFVPGVAFFKDNVDLASLRLSFAAPGVGEIEEGVLRLKRALGMWGAA, encoded by the coding sequence ATGTTCAAGTTCACCCCTCCGTTCGAAGCACCGACCGGCTCTCCGATCCGTGAACTGTTCAAGTACCTGGGCCAGCCGGGCATGATTTCGTTCGCGGGCGGTTATCCGGCGAGCGACCTGTTCGATCGTGCGGGCCTCGATGCGGCTGCTGCGCGCGCGTCGCAGCAGCCAACGCTCTGCCTGCAATACGGTCCGACGGACGGCTTGCCGGTTCTAAAAGACGAACTCGCCCGGCTGATGACGCGCCGCGGCACGCCGTGTACGCCGCAGGAGTTGCTGGTAACGACCGGTTCGCAGCAGGGCTTCGATTTGCTGCTGCGGGTGCTGGTGGGTGCTGGGGATGTGGTGCTGGTCGAACAGCCGGCCTACCCGGCTACATTGCAGGCGCTTAAGCTGCAGCAGGCCGAGGTGGTGACGGTGCCCGTCGATCAGGACGGCCTCGATGTGGCCGCGCTGGCCGCACTGCTCGAAGCGGGCACGCTCGAACGTCTGCCGAAGCTGCTCTACACGGTGCCGACTTTCGCGAATCCCACTGGCGCGACGCTCTCGTATGAGCGGCGTATCGCATTGCTGAAGCTGGCGGCGCGCTACGGTTTTCTGGTGGTCGAAGACGATCCGTACGGCGATCTGCGTTTTGCGGGCGAGCCGTTGCCCTCGCTGCTCGCCTTGAGCGCCGAGGTGCCGGGATCGCGTGATTGGGTCGTGCATTTCTCGAGTCTGTCGAAGATCGTGGCGCCCGGTTTGCGGGTGGGCTGGACCATCGCGCATGCGGAAATCTTGCGGCGCTGTGTCGTCGCCAAACAGACCGTGGATCTGTGCAGTTCGCCGTGGACTCAGGCGATCGCCGCGGAGTATCTGGCGAGCGGCGCGCTCGAATGGCATCTGCCGAAGATCATTGCCGCCTACGCGTTGAAGTGCACGACGTTATGCGATGCGTTGCAAACGCATCTGAAGGACGAGGTTGCGTTTCATCGTCCTGCCGGCGGGATGTTCATGTGGGGCCGGCTTGCGGGCGGCGGCGACGCGTCGGCTTATCTGAAGGCGTGTATCGAGCAGAACGTGATGTTCGTGCCCGGGGTGGCGTTCTTTAAGGACAACGTGGATCTTGCGTCGCTGCGGCTGTCGTTTGCGGCGCCTGGCGTGGGTGAGATTGAAGAAGGTGTGCTGCGCTTGAAACGGGCGCTGGGGATGTGGGGCGCGGCTTGA
- a CDS encoding sugar ABC transporter ATPase, with translation MKKLLLLAPAALALAACGSSGPTRDASQPLVFVTSQRTPSYIAECLQSRLSRVQASSVGGATELAVGSGSDTAYFVTLTPVSAGSVIKVMRPANAPDDPPEPEMRFDIARCAT, from the coding sequence ATGAAAAAACTTCTCTTGCTCGCTCCCGCCGCTCTCGCGCTTGCTGCGTGCGGCTCGTCCGGTCCTACGCGGGATGCTTCACAGCCGCTGGTGTTCGTGACATCGCAGCGCACGCCGTCTTACATCGCTGAATGCCTCCAAAGCCGTTTGTCGCGGGTGCAGGCGTCGTCGGTGGGCGGCGCAACCGAACTGGCCGTCGGCTCGGGTTCGGACACCGCATACTTCGTCACGCTGACGCCGGTCAGCGCCGGCTCGGTGATCAAGGTCATGCGACCGGCCAATGCACCGGACGATCCGCCGGAACCGGAAATGCGCTTTGATATCGCGCGTTGCGCGACTTAG
- a CDS encoding NAD(P)/FAD-dependent oxidoreductase: MSAPNPAASHQPPHADSSATGTSYGVEDSEAARRVPGSSKVVVVGGGVIGSSIAYFLRASDPTVSVTVIERDPTYARSSSALSAASIRQQFSTPLSIQMSLFGIEFLRSIGERLEIDGARPSIDLHEGGYLFLATPAGESTLRENHALQKSLGADISLLDRVALQARFPWLNTEDLVAGAYGESGEGWFDGYGLVQALRKKAQALGARYVADDVVALQRDGKRVTQVVTAGGETYACDVVVNAAGAWSRKVAEMVGIDIPVFARRRSIFNVSSPAQLERCPLLIDPTGVYFRPEGKSFICGTSPGADNDPDDLPLDEVDHALFDEVIWPTLAHRVPQFEALRVQNCWSGYYEYNVLDQNAIIGHHPDVDNCIFANGFSGHGLQQGPATGRGVSELILQGRYTTLDLSSLGFGRVLENRPIVEKNVV, from the coding sequence ATGAGTGCCCCCAACCCTGCCGCTTCGCACCAGCCCCCCCACGCGGATTCGTCCGCCACGGGGACTTCCTATGGGGTGGAAGACTCGGAGGCGGCCCGGCGTGTGCCTGGGAGTTCGAAAGTGGTCGTCGTCGGTGGCGGCGTGATCGGCAGCTCGATCGCGTATTTTTTGCGTGCCTCGGACCCGACGGTCAGTGTCACCGTGATCGAGCGCGATCCCACCTATGCACGCTCGTCGTCGGCGTTATCGGCGGCGTCGATCCGGCAGCAGTTCTCTACGCCGCTGTCGATCCAGATGTCGCTATTCGGCATCGAGTTCTTGCGTTCGATCGGCGAGCGGCTCGAGATCGACGGGGCCAGGCCGTCCATCGATCTGCATGAAGGCGGTTATCTGTTCCTCGCCACGCCGGCCGGCGAGTCGACCCTGCGCGAAAATCACGCGCTGCAGAAGAGCCTCGGCGCCGACATCAGTCTGCTCGACAGGGTGGCGCTGCAGGCGCGCTTTCCCTGGCTCAATACCGAGGACCTGGTGGCGGGTGCCTATGGCGAGAGCGGCGAGGGCTGGTTCGACGGTTATGGTCTCGTGCAGGCCTTGCGCAAGAAGGCGCAGGCGCTCGGTGCGCGCTACGTGGCCGATGACGTCGTGGCGTTGCAGCGTGACGGCAAGCGTGTCACCCAGGTGGTGACGGCGGGCGGCGAGACGTATGCCTGCGACGTGGTCGTCAATGCGGCCGGCGCGTGGTCGCGGAAGGTGGCGGAGATGGTCGGCATCGACATTCCGGTGTTTGCACGCCGCCGCAGCATATTCAACGTGAGCTCGCCCGCTCAACTCGAACGCTGTCCGCTGCTGATCGATCCGACCGGGGTCTATTTCCGCCCGGAAGGCAAATCGTTTATCTGCGGCACGTCGCCAGGCGCCGACAACGATCCGGACGATCTGCCGCTCGACGAGGTCGATCACGCGTTGTTCGACGAGGTGATCTGGCCGACGCTGGCGCATCGCGTGCCGCAATTCGAGGCGCTGCGCGTGCAGAACTGCTGGTCGGGCTATTACGAGTACAACGTGCTGGACCAGAACGCCATCATCGGACACCACCCGGATGTCGATAATTGCATCTTCGCCAATGGCTTTAGCGGGCACGGTCTGCAGCAGGGGCCGGCAACCGGTCGCGGCGTCAGCGAGCTGATCTTGCAGGGCCGTTATACGACGCTGGATCTGTCGTCGCTTGGTTTCGGGCGTGTGCTCGAGAACCGGCCTATCGTCGAAAAGAATGTGGTTTAG
- a CDS encoding porin — protein MKKTLIIAGIMGAFAINAHAQSSVTLYGTLDAGLVYSNNQGGHNNWQQGSGTVSDTYFGLRGSEDLGGGLHAIFTLEDGFNLNSGKFTESNTMFNRQAFVGLQSDQYGTLTLGRQYDSVVDYLGPLSEAGSGYGNNLAAHPFDNDNLDNSFSIKNAVKYQSANYSGFRFGGLYGFSNDAGQFANNRAYSAGASYTNGGLNVAAAYLQLNNSLGGSNLSNGAVSAGDGNNANLTAALQRTYGVGANYAYGPATVGFVWTHTQDDNLIAGGQGGGSISGFTVPTGTNLHLDNFEINGKYALTPALSLNGAYTFTDGKATGGTTSGDPKWHTVSLQADYSLSKRTDVYVEGVYQHASGQLGDGQQNVAMINTLSPSSSGNQVAATVGLRHRF, from the coding sequence ATGAAAAAAACCCTCATCATCGCGGGCATCATGGGCGCGTTCGCCATCAATGCTCATGCACAAAGCAGCGTTACGTTGTACGGCACGCTGGACGCCGGCCTCGTCTATTCGAACAACCAGGGCGGCCACAACAACTGGCAGCAAGGTAGCGGCACGGTGTCGGATACGTACTTCGGCCTGCGCGGCAGCGAAGACCTCGGCGGCGGCCTGCATGCCATCTTCACGTTGGAAGACGGCTTCAACCTGAACAGCGGCAAGTTCACCGAAAGCAACACGATGTTCAATCGTCAGGCTTTCGTGGGTCTGCAAAGCGACCAGTACGGTACGCTGACGCTCGGCCGTCAATATGACTCCGTGGTCGACTACCTCGGCCCGCTGTCGGAAGCAGGTTCGGGCTACGGCAACAACCTCGCCGCCCACCCGTTCGACAACGACAACCTGGACAACTCGTTCTCGATCAAGAACGCAGTCAAGTACCAGAGCGCCAACTACTCCGGCTTCCGCTTTGGCGGCTTGTACGGTTTCAGCAACGACGCTGGCCAGTTCGCGAACAACCGTGCATATAGCGCCGGCGCTTCGTACACCAACGGTGGCTTGAACGTTGCTGCTGCGTACTTGCAACTGAACAATTCGCTGGGCGGCTCGAACCTGAGCAACGGTGCAGTGTCGGCAGGCGACGGCAACAACGCCAACCTGACGGCTGCCCTGCAGCGCACGTATGGCGTGGGCGCGAACTACGCCTACGGTCCGGCTACGGTGGGCTTCGTGTGGACCCACACGCAAGACGACAACCTGATTGCCGGCGGCCAGGGCGGCGGTTCGATCTCGGGCTTCACGGTTCCGACCGGTACGAACCTGCACCTCGACAACTTTGAAATCAACGGCAAGTACGCTCTGACGCCGGCGCTGAGCCTGAACGGCGCGTACACGTTCACGGACGGCAAGGCGACGGGCGGCACGACCTCGGGTGATCCGAAGTGGCACACCGTTTCGCTGCAAGCTGACTACTCGCTCAGCAAGCGCACCGACGTTTACGTGGAAGGCGTGTACCAGCACGCTTCGGGCCAACTGGGCGATGGCCAGCAGAACGTCGCTATGATCAACACGCTGTCGCCGTCGTCGAGCGGCAACCAGGTCGCAGCGACCGTGGGTCTGCGTCACCGCTTCTAA
- the amaB gene encoding L-piperidine-6-carboxylate dehydrogenase, with amino-acid sequence MNASTILADLGIAHAAQAGDIAVHSPISGELIGRVASNTVADVDAALANAQQAFNAWRNVPAPRRGELVRLLGNRLREKKQALGSIITLETGKILQEGLGEVQEMIDICDFAVGLSRQLYGLTIASERPGHRMAESWHPMGTCVVISAFNFPAAVWSWNAALALVCGNAVIWKPSEKTPLTALAVNQILLDALKEFGDAPQGLTALINGGRDVGAKLVADPRASIVSATGSTEMGRTVGVEVAKRFGRSLLELGGNNAGIVTQSADHELALRGILFSAVGTAGQRCTSLRRLFVHDSVYEQTVERLKQLYNKVPIGDPLEKGTLMGPLIDKQSFARMQEALHQAVAEGGKVFGGERVEVKGYEGGHYVRPALVEMPSQTAVVLKETFAPILYVLRYTDFADAVEANNAAVHGLSSCVFTTDLREAERFLSAAGSDCGIANVNIGPSGAEIGGAFGGEKETGGGRESGSDAWKAYMRRATNTVNYSSALPLAQGIDFNIG; translated from the coding sequence ATGAACGCTTCGACTATCCTCGCCGATCTCGGCATCGCCCACGCGGCGCAAGCCGGCGACATCGCGGTTCATTCGCCGATCTCCGGCGAGCTCATTGGCCGTGTGGCCAGCAATACCGTGGCCGACGTCGACGCGGCGCTCGCCAATGCGCAGCAGGCTTTCAACGCATGGCGCAACGTCCCGGCCCCGCGCCGCGGCGAACTGGTGCGTTTGCTCGGCAACCGTCTGCGCGAGAAAAAGCAGGCGCTCGGCAGCATCATCACGCTCGAAACCGGCAAGATCCTTCAGGAAGGTTTGGGCGAAGTGCAGGAAATGATCGACATTTGCGACTTCGCGGTCGGCCTGTCGCGTCAGTTGTACGGCCTGACCATTGCCTCGGAGCGTCCCGGTCACCGCATGGCGGAATCATGGCATCCCATGGGCACTTGCGTCGTGATCTCCGCGTTCAATTTCCCGGCCGCCGTGTGGTCGTGGAATGCCGCGCTCGCGCTGGTGTGCGGCAACGCCGTGATCTGGAAGCCGTCCGAAAAGACGCCGCTCACCGCGCTCGCCGTCAATCAGATCCTGCTCGACGCGCTGAAGGAATTCGGCGACGCGCCGCAAGGACTGACGGCGCTGATCAACGGTGGTCGCGACGTCGGCGCAAAGCTGGTCGCCGATCCGCGTGCGTCGATCGTCAGCGCAACCGGCAGCACCGAAATGGGCCGTACGGTTGGCGTCGAAGTGGCAAAGCGTTTCGGCCGCTCGCTGCTCGAACTGGGCGGCAACAACGCCGGCATCGTCACGCAGAGCGCCGACCACGAGCTCGCGTTGCGCGGCATCCTGTTCTCGGCGGTGGGTACGGCGGGCCAGCGCTGCACGTCGCTGCGCCGCCTGTTCGTGCACGACAGCGTGTACGAACAGACCGTCGAGCGTCTGAAGCAGCTCTACAACAAGGTGCCGATCGGCGACCCGCTCGAAAAGGGCACGCTGATGGGCCCGCTGATCGACAAGCAATCGTTCGCCCGCATGCAGGAAGCGCTGCACCAAGCTGTCGCGGAAGGCGGCAAGGTGTTCGGCGGCGAGCGTGTCGAAGTGAAGGGCTACGAAGGCGGCCACTATGTGCGCCCGGCGCTGGTGGAAATGCCGTCGCAAACGGCTGTGGTGCTGAAGGAAACCTTCGCGCCGATCCTCTACGTGCTGCGCTACACGGATTTCGCGGATGCGGTCGAAGCGAACAACGCGGCGGTGCATGGCCTGTCGTCGTGCGTATTCACCACCGATCTGCGTGAAGCGGAGCGTTTCCTCTCGGCGGCCGGCAGCGACTGCGGCATTGCCAACGTGAACATCGGACCGAGCGGCGCGGAAATCGGCGGCGCCTTCGGCGGCGAGAAGGAAACGGGCGGCGGCCGCGAGTCGGGTTCGGATGCGTGGAAGGCGTACATGCGCCGCGCCACCAATACGGTCAACTACTCGTCGGCATTGCCGCTGGCGCAAGGCATCGACTTCAACATCGGCTAA
- a CDS encoding LysR family transcriptional regulator: MHFDFVDLRLIVNIADTKNLARAAERSHLSAPAASNRIKNLEEQLGFKLLYRTSQGVTPTPAGDAFVHHARLVLERVEHLAGDMQEYGEGIKGHVRIWANTTAISEFLPTVLSHFLRDHPDVNIDLREVLSGEIVKGVADSATDIGIVAGNVHAEHLEMLPYRDDRLILVTSKDHALAHERSVDFAQTLEDNFVGLPTSSAIHAFVMSAADTLGVRLKLRIQVGNFEAACRMIEAGVGIGIVPESVALRHVKTMQIALVRLNDGWAERKLKICVRSVKDLPPFARALVDRLMMGV, translated from the coding sequence ATGCATTTCGATTTTGTAGACCTGCGGCTCATCGTCAATATTGCCGACACGAAGAACCTGGCGCGTGCAGCAGAACGCTCCCATCTCTCTGCGCCGGCTGCGAGCAACCGGATCAAGAACCTCGAAGAGCAACTCGGCTTCAAGCTGCTCTATCGAACCAGCCAGGGCGTGACGCCCACGCCCGCCGGCGACGCGTTTGTGCACCATGCGCGGCTGGTGCTCGAACGCGTCGAGCATCTGGCCGGCGACATGCAGGAGTACGGCGAAGGTATCAAGGGTCACGTGCGGATCTGGGCCAATACCACCGCCATCAGCGAGTTTCTGCCTACGGTGCTCAGTCACTTCCTGCGCGATCACCCTGACGTCAACATCGACCTGCGCGAGGTGCTGAGCGGCGAGATCGTCAAGGGCGTGGCAGACAGCGCCACGGATATCGGCATCGTCGCCGGCAACGTGCATGCGGAGCACCTGGAGATGCTGCCCTATCGCGACGACCGGCTGATCCTCGTCACGTCGAAGGATCATGCGCTCGCGCACGAGCGCTCGGTCGATTTCGCGCAGACGCTCGAAGACAACTTCGTCGGTTTGCCCACCTCGAGTGCGATTCATGCGTTCGTCATGAGCGCCGCGGATACCCTCGGGGTGCGGCTCAAGCTGCGTATCCAGGTGGGCAACTTCGAGGCCGCCTGCCGGATGATCGAAGCGGGCGTGGGCATCGGCATCGTGCCGGAATCCGTCGCGCTGCGTCATGTGAAGACCATGCAGATCGCGCTTGTGCGCTTGAATGATGGTTGGGCTGAGCGCAAGCTGAAAATCTGCGTGCGCAGTGTCAAGGATTTGCCGCCGTTCGCGCGGGCTTTGGTCGACCGCTTGATGATGGGTGTCTGA
- a CDS encoding metal-dependent hydrolase, with amino-acid sequence MASNKAHHATGFAAGVIAAAIVARSSANGPFHVWVLLSFIAAVAGGTAPDWLEVAWWSRKRRLWITHRTVTHWGIGWIALLVFSYRELAHHQPLAALAFGFACGGLMHLLADWPNPLGVPWIAGRHSLNWWNSGHCDLLVVGASWIAAWFVAGHVWLHGVHGFGVLQHLRVG; translated from the coding sequence ATGGCCTCCAACAAAGCACATCACGCCACCGGCTTCGCGGCCGGCGTCATCGCCGCAGCCATCGTCGCGCGCAGCAGCGCGAACGGCCCCTTCCATGTGTGGGTGTTGCTGAGTTTCATTGCCGCCGTCGCGGGCGGTACTGCGCCGGACTGGCTTGAAGTGGCGTGGTGGTCGCGCAAGCGGCGCCTGTGGATCACCCATCGCACCGTCACGCATTGGGGGATTGGCTGGATCGCGCTGCTGGTGTTTTCTTATCGCGAGCTTGCGCATCATCAGCCGCTCGCGGCGCTTGCGTTCGGGTTCGCCTGCGGCGGTCTGATGCATTTACTCGCGGACTGGCCCAACCCGCTCGGCGTGCCGTGGATCGCTGGACGGCACTCGCTTAACTGGTGGAATAGCGGGCATTGCGATCTGCTGGTTGTGGGGGCTTCGTGGATCGCGGCGTGGTTTGTGGCCGGCCATGTCTGGCTGCATGGGGTGCATGGGTTTGGGGTGTTGCAGCATTTGCGGGTAGGGTAG
- a CDS encoding alpha/beta fold hydrolase gives MSENTNAAMTEGATGATGATGGAKSSTYVLVHGAWHGGWCWDAVAQNLRSHGHRVFTPTLSGLGDRAHLISPEIDLQVFIEDVVHVLERHDLSEVILVGHSFGGVTLLGAVDRVPQRIRQLVFLDAVVLSAGETAFSRLPPEIVAARKQQATETSNGLTIPVPPASAFGVVEPEQVALLERHCTPHPLKTFDDPMVLKGPPGGTLPKVYIQCVDPVYGPLQSSRDFVKSQNDWAWDEIATGHDAMISAPDALAEKLLAFA, from the coding sequence ATGTCTGAGAATACGAACGCGGCAATGACCGAAGGCGCAACCGGCGCAACCGGCGCCACGGGCGGCGCAAAATCGAGCACCTATGTGCTCGTCCACGGCGCCTGGCACGGCGGATGGTGCTGGGACGCGGTCGCGCAGAACTTGCGCTCGCACGGTCATCGGGTGTTCACGCCGACCCTCAGCGGGCTCGGTGACCGGGCCCATCTGATTTCGCCGGAGATCGATCTTCAGGTGTTTATCGAGGACGTCGTTCATGTACTCGAGCGGCACGATCTGTCTGAGGTGATTCTCGTTGGGCACAGCTTTGGCGGTGTGACCCTGCTCGGCGCGGTGGACCGTGTGCCGCAGCGAATTCGTCAACTGGTGTTTCTCGATGCCGTAGTGCTGTCTGCTGGAGAGACGGCATTCTCGCGGCTCCCTCCGGAGATCGTCGCCGCTCGCAAGCAACAGGCAACGGAAACCAGCAATGGGCTAACCATTCCTGTGCCGCCCGCGAGTGCATTTGGTGTGGTCGAGCCGGAGCAGGTGGCGCTGCTCGAGCGTCATTGCACGCCCCATCCGCTGAAGACCTTCGATGACCCCATGGTGCTAAAAGGACCGCCGGGCGGCACGCTGCCGAAGGTGTATATCCAATGCGTCGATCCCGTCTATGGGCCGCTGCAAAGCAGTCGCGACTTCGTCAAATCGCAAAACGATTGGGCTTGGGATGAGATCGCGACCGGGCATGATGCCATGATTAGTGCGCCGGACGCGCTGGCTGAGAAGTTGTTGGCGTTTGCTTGA